The following are encoded together in the Daucus carota subsp. sativus chromosome 5, DH1 v3.0, whole genome shotgun sequence genome:
- the LOC108223352 gene encoding TORTIFOLIA1-like protein 4 isoform X1, whose product MAALKQSTNQATMTREFKQRVLTCLNKLSDRDTYSAASVELESIARTLSHDSLSPFISSITATDSADKSPVRKQCVKLVSLLSESHGNLLSPHLSKLISSVIRRLRDNDSAVRSACVAAIGSISSHITKPPFTSIAKPLIDALVTEQDLNSQIGAALCVAAAIDGAPDPDPVFLKRLLPRLEKLLRSESFKAKAALLTVFGSVIGANGSLSQQIVRNFVKCFVEFVGSEDWAARKAAAEALVKLAVVERDVLPEYKASCLKTFEAKRHDKVKVVREAMTLMVEAWREIPDALDEVSPLSESQSSSKEVPSNGRYAPGLKSTRSINSRPPQMSKNNGLPLLDYSSAAIASKRNPPEFTEKKTGPAMFRKLDRKKPPNRKIETATPVSAVVSEDFKFRNEKFCNKDGEEINRVTKVETRRELFSRNSEENTHNFDGSKAGSSLHLCDEVSDYVAKANNVVGNHHGNHKESEDLLLIRKQLLQIENQQSTLFDLLQGFIGTSQNSMRSLESRVHGLELSLEEISLDLAVSAGRISGTRSAGTTCCKLPVADFLYSKLWRRAEGNNSASTEAIRHNMAIKNGSKLENRRARLQNSSGFIVNPLAEVHGNSQGISEIVQNST is encoded by the exons ATGGCGGCACTCAAGCAGTCGACGAATCAAGCCACGATGACACGCGAGTTCAAGCAGAGAGTACTCACCTGCTTGAACAAGCTTTCTGATAGAGATACTTACTCGGCGGCGTCGGTGGAGCTGGAGTCGATTGCGAGGACACTGAGTCATGACTCGTTGTCGCCGTTTATATCGTCGATTACGGCGACTGATTCGGCGGATAAGTCGCCGGTGAGGAAACAATGTGTGAAGTTAGTTTCTCTGCTCTCGGAATCTCACGGTAATCTCCTCTCTCCGCATCTGTCTAAGCTAATTAGTTCTGTGATTCGGCGCCTCCGCGATAATGACTCGGCGGTGCGATCTGCTTGTGTCGCGGCGATTGGTTCGATTTCGTCGCACATTACGAAGCCTCCGTTTACTTCGATCGCGAAGCCGCTGATTGACGCGTTGGTGACGGAGCAGGACTTGAACTCGCAGATTGGCGCTGCGTTATGCGTTGCGGCGGCGATTGATGGAGCTCCGGATCCGGATCCGGTGTTTCTGAAGCGGTTGTTGCCGAGATTGGAGAAGTTGTTAAGGTCGGAGAGTTTTAAGGCGAAAGCCGCGTTGTTGACTGTTTTCGGCAGTGTGATTGGAGCTAATGGGAGTTTGAGTCAGCAAATTGTGAGGAATTTTGTCAAGTGTTTTGTTGAGTTTGTTGGTAGTGAGGATTGGGCGGCGAGGAAGGCTGCTGCGGAGGCATTGGTGAAGCTTGCGGTTGTGGAGAGGGATGTGTTGCCGGAATATAAGGCTTCTTGTTTGAAGACATTTGAGGCCAAACGACACGACAAG GTAAAAGTAGTGAGAGAGGCTATGACTTTGATGGTGGAAGCTTGGAGAGAGATTCCAGATGCACTTGATGAGGTTTCACCGCTTTCCGAATCTCAATCTTCTTCGAAAG AAGTTCCTAGCAATGGACGCTATGCTCCTGGCCTTAAATCTACTCGCTCAATTAATTCTAGACCTCCTCAGATGAGCAAGAATAATGGTTTGCCTTTGCTTGATTATTCTTCCGCAGCAATTGCCAGTAAAAGAAATCCTCCAGAGTTCACTGAAAAGAAAACAGGCCCCGCTATGTTTAGAAAGCTTGATCGCAAAAAGCCTCCTAACCGGAAAATTGAAACCGCAACTCCGGTTTCTGCAGTTGTTTCAGAGgattttaaatttagaaatgAGAAATTTTGCAACAAAGATGGAGAGGAGATCAATAGAGTTACAAAGGTTGAAACTAGAAGGGAACTTTTCAGTAGGAACTCTGAGGAAAATACACACAATTTCGATGGGTCTAAAGCTGGCTCAAGTTTGCATCTTTGTGATGAAGTTTCAGATTATGTGGCAAAAGCTAACAATGTCGTCGGAAATCATCATGGAAACCATAAAGAGAGTGAGGATCTACTCTTGATTCGCAAGCAGCTTCTTCAAATTGAAAACCAGCAATCCACTTTGTTTGATTTACTCCAG GGTTTTATCGGGACATCACAAAATAGTATGCGTTCCTTGGAATCCCGAGTTCATGGCTTGGAGCTGTCCTTGGAAGAGATCTCGCTTGATTTGGCAGTGTCAGCTGGAAGGATATCAGGTACTCGCTCTGCAGGGACTACATGCTGCAAGCTGCCTGTTGCAGACTTTCTATATTCAAAGCTTTGGAGGAGAGCAGAAGGTAACAATTCAGCCTCAACAGAGGCTATTAGGCACAACATGGCAATTAAGAATGGAAGCAAACTGGAGAATAGAAGAGCACGTCTTCAGAACAGTAgtggcttcattgtcaatcctTTAGCAGAGGTCCATGGCAACTCCCAAGGGATATCAGAGATTGTCCAAAATTCCACATGA
- the LOC108223352 gene encoding TORTIFOLIA1-like protein 4 isoform X2 has translation MAALKQSTNQATMTREFKQRVLTCLNKLSDRDTYSAASVELESIARTLSHDSLSPFISSITATDSADKSPVRKQCVKLVSLLSESHGNLLSPHLSKLISSVIRRLRDNDSAVRSACVAAIGSISSHITKPPFTSIAKPLIDALVTEQDLNSQIGAALCVAAAIDGAPDPDPVFLKRLLPRLEKLLRSESFKAKAALLTVFGSVIGANGSLSQQIVRNFVKCFVEFVGSEDWAARKAAAEALVKLAVVERDVLPEYKASCLKTFEAKRHDKVKVVREAMTLMVEAWREIPDALDEVSPLSESQSSSKVPSNGRYAPGLKSTRSINSRPPQMSKNNGLPLLDYSSAAIASKRNPPEFTEKKTGPAMFRKLDRKKPPNRKIETATPVSAVVSEDFKFRNEKFCNKDGEEINRVTKVETRRELFSRNSEENTHNFDGSKAGSSLHLCDEVSDYVAKANNVVGNHHGNHKESEDLLLIRKQLLQIENQQSTLFDLLQGFIGTSQNSMRSLESRVHGLELSLEEISLDLAVSAGRISGTRSAGTTCCKLPVADFLYSKLWRRAEGNNSASTEAIRHNMAIKNGSKLENRRARLQNSSGFIVNPLAEVHGNSQGISEIVQNST, from the exons ATGGCGGCACTCAAGCAGTCGACGAATCAAGCCACGATGACACGCGAGTTCAAGCAGAGAGTACTCACCTGCTTGAACAAGCTTTCTGATAGAGATACTTACTCGGCGGCGTCGGTGGAGCTGGAGTCGATTGCGAGGACACTGAGTCATGACTCGTTGTCGCCGTTTATATCGTCGATTACGGCGACTGATTCGGCGGATAAGTCGCCGGTGAGGAAACAATGTGTGAAGTTAGTTTCTCTGCTCTCGGAATCTCACGGTAATCTCCTCTCTCCGCATCTGTCTAAGCTAATTAGTTCTGTGATTCGGCGCCTCCGCGATAATGACTCGGCGGTGCGATCTGCTTGTGTCGCGGCGATTGGTTCGATTTCGTCGCACATTACGAAGCCTCCGTTTACTTCGATCGCGAAGCCGCTGATTGACGCGTTGGTGACGGAGCAGGACTTGAACTCGCAGATTGGCGCTGCGTTATGCGTTGCGGCGGCGATTGATGGAGCTCCGGATCCGGATCCGGTGTTTCTGAAGCGGTTGTTGCCGAGATTGGAGAAGTTGTTAAGGTCGGAGAGTTTTAAGGCGAAAGCCGCGTTGTTGACTGTTTTCGGCAGTGTGATTGGAGCTAATGGGAGTTTGAGTCAGCAAATTGTGAGGAATTTTGTCAAGTGTTTTGTTGAGTTTGTTGGTAGTGAGGATTGGGCGGCGAGGAAGGCTGCTGCGGAGGCATTGGTGAAGCTTGCGGTTGTGGAGAGGGATGTGTTGCCGGAATATAAGGCTTCTTGTTTGAAGACATTTGAGGCCAAACGACACGACAAG GTAAAAGTAGTGAGAGAGGCTATGACTTTGATGGTGGAAGCTTGGAGAGAGATTCCAGATGCACTTGATGAGGTTTCACCGCTTTCCGAATCTCAATCTTCTTCGAAAG TTCCTAGCAATGGACGCTATGCTCCTGGCCTTAAATCTACTCGCTCAATTAATTCTAGACCTCCTCAGATGAGCAAGAATAATGGTTTGCCTTTGCTTGATTATTCTTCCGCAGCAATTGCCAGTAAAAGAAATCCTCCAGAGTTCACTGAAAAGAAAACAGGCCCCGCTATGTTTAGAAAGCTTGATCGCAAAAAGCCTCCTAACCGGAAAATTGAAACCGCAACTCCGGTTTCTGCAGTTGTTTCAGAGgattttaaatttagaaatgAGAAATTTTGCAACAAAGATGGAGAGGAGATCAATAGAGTTACAAAGGTTGAAACTAGAAGGGAACTTTTCAGTAGGAACTCTGAGGAAAATACACACAATTTCGATGGGTCTAAAGCTGGCTCAAGTTTGCATCTTTGTGATGAAGTTTCAGATTATGTGGCAAAAGCTAACAATGTCGTCGGAAATCATCATGGAAACCATAAAGAGAGTGAGGATCTACTCTTGATTCGCAAGCAGCTTCTTCAAATTGAAAACCAGCAATCCACTTTGTTTGATTTACTCCAG GGTTTTATCGGGACATCACAAAATAGTATGCGTTCCTTGGAATCCCGAGTTCATGGCTTGGAGCTGTCCTTGGAAGAGATCTCGCTTGATTTGGCAGTGTCAGCTGGAAGGATATCAGGTACTCGCTCTGCAGGGACTACATGCTGCAAGCTGCCTGTTGCAGACTTTCTATATTCAAAGCTTTGGAGGAGAGCAGAAGGTAACAATTCAGCCTCAACAGAGGCTATTAGGCACAACATGGCAATTAAGAATGGAAGCAAACTGGAGAATAGAAGAGCACGTCTTCAGAACAGTAgtggcttcattgtcaatcctTTAGCAGAGGTCCATGGCAACTCCCAAGGGATATCAGAGATTGTCCAAAATTCCACATGA